From the Octadecabacter antarcticus 307 genome, one window contains:
- a CDS encoding P-loop NTPase family protein, with product MNMQTSDVMAPPAPKTLDAMSLSPVMMRDILIKTMFRTNLENVSAIARAICLPVNVTQQLVDGLREQKLCEATGTLNANNSNEMGYQLTDMGKARALDALAQSEYFGAMPVPLDVYREQVTRQSIRNIQVTRDQLVNAMGHLILPNDLLDQLGPAVGAGRSILMYGPPGNGKSAISNGIRDALGDKIYIPRAIEYSGQVITVFDPIVHSAAEEDIDDPNSLRRTSGKFDTRYVKCERPTVVTGGELSLSMLDLVYNPTARTYQAPLQLKSSGGIFIIDDLGRQAEPPQAIVNRWIVPLEENRDILALQSGEKFEVPFDTLVIFSTNFHPNELFDKAALRRIFFKIKIDGPNQEDFSKIFAMMARKKEIPLDEPALVHLIQKKYPTIDNVYANYQPIFLIDQMIAICEFEGIPYQMTPDLIDRAWANMFVKEDAMID from the coding sequence ATGAATATGCAAACCTCAGACGTCATGGCGCCACCCGCGCCCAAAACACTTGACGCAATGTCGCTGTCGCCAGTGATGATGCGCGACATTTTAATCAAGACAATGTTTCGCACCAATCTGGAAAACGTCAGCGCCATCGCGCGGGCTATTTGTTTGCCAGTCAACGTCACCCAGCAATTGGTCGACGGTTTGCGTGAACAAAAATTGTGCGAAGCGACGGGTACCCTGAACGCCAACAACAGCAACGAAATGGGCTATCAACTGACCGACATGGGCAAAGCCCGTGCATTGGACGCTCTGGCGCAATCCGAATATTTCGGTGCGATGCCCGTGCCGCTGGACGTGTACCGCGAACAGGTGACGCGCCAATCCATACGTAACATCCAAGTCACCCGCGACCAGCTGGTCAACGCAATGGGCCACCTGATTTTGCCGAATGACCTACTGGACCAACTGGGGCCAGCCGTTGGTGCGGGTCGATCAATTTTGATGTATGGCCCGCCCGGTAACGGTAAGTCCGCTATTTCAAACGGAATTCGAGACGCGCTTGGCGATAAGATTTATATCCCGCGCGCGATTGAATATTCCGGTCAGGTCATCACAGTCTTTGACCCGATTGTGCATTCGGCCGCCGAAGAGGATATCGATGATCCAAATTCCCTGCGCCGCACATCTGGCAAATTTGACACCCGCTATGTGAAATGCGAACGCCCAACGGTTGTAACGGGTGGCGAATTGTCACTGTCGATGCTCGATCTTGTCTACAACCCGACCGCGCGGACCTATCAGGCCCCTCTGCAACTGAAGTCGTCTGGCGGCATTTTTATTATTGACGACCTTGGCCGTCAGGCGGAACCGCCACAAGCGATTGTGAACCGTTGGATTGTGCCGCTGGAAGAAAACCGCGACATCCTTGCCCTACAATCTGGTGAAAAATTCGAGGTGCCGTTCGACACGCTCGTGATCTTTTCAACCAACTTCCACCCAAATGAACTTTTTGACAAGGCGGCCCTGCGCCGGATCTTCTTTAAGATCAAAATTGATGGACCAAACCAGGAAGATTTCTCAAAAATCTTCGCGATGATGGCACGAAAGAAAGAAATTCCGCTGGATGAGCCCGCTTTGGTGCATTTGATCCAAAAGAAATATCCAACGATTGATAATGTTTATGCAAACTATCAGCCAATATTCCTGATCGACCAGATGATCGCAATCTGTGAGTTCGAAGGCATCCCCTACCAGATGACGCCGGATCTCATTGATCGTGCATGGGCAAACATGTTCGTTAAAGAAGACGCCATGATAGATTAA